A region of Vanessa cardui chromosome 1, ilVanCard2.1, whole genome shotgun sequence DNA encodes the following proteins:
- the LOC124533408 gene encoding proline-rich receptor-like protein kinase PERK9 — protein sequence MCSCDFWPTCPAILPCGTGPCTFSCSPPPPCCQPCCPPPIPCTSCPSCNCKPVFRPCPPPVIPDLVPPIVPLLPPCRPRRRPPYEPCPPPPPLPVCCPPVLPCCPPPEPCDPPPVCPCPEPTPCYQPVLPCCNPQCPPPIIPKQRPICPRAPPCSDTCLPVARSCCPFCELDPVTRRRPLIVHDSVFANRPSGYPAESFTRRNPNVRYYTSNYVKQGPQSGCCYHVDVPLF from the exons ATGTGTTCTTGCGATTTTTGGCCAACGTGCCCAGCGATCCTACCATGTGGAACTGGACCGTGTACATTTTCTTGTTCACCACCACCGCCTTGCTGTCAACCGTGCTGTCCTCCACCCATTCCTTGCACTTCATGTCCCAGCTGCAACTGTAAACCAGTGTTTAGACCATGCCCACCACCAGTCATACCAGATCTTGTACCACCTATAGTCCCTTTGTTACCACCTTGTAGACCTCGTAGGAGGCCACCATACGAGCCTTGTCCTCCACCGCCACCGCTACCAGTTTGCTGCCCACCAGTATTACCTTGTTGTCCTCCTCCAGAGCCTTGTGATCCACCGCCG GTGTGTCCGTGTCCAGAACCAACTCCTTGTTACCAACCAGTCCTTCCGTGTTGTAACCCTCAATGTCCCCCACCCATTATTCCAAAACAACGTCCGATTTGTCCAAGAGCGCCACCTTGTTCTGACACTTGTCTACCAGTAGCCCGTAGTTGTTGTCCGTTTTGTGAACTGGATCCTGTAACCCGAAGAAGACCTTTAATAGTACACGATAGTGTTTTCGCAAATAGGCCTTCAGGTTATCCCGCGGAATCATTCACAAGACGAAATCCCAACGTGCGGTATTACACTTCAAATTACGTTAAACAG GGTCCTCAATCCGGTTGCTGCTACCATGTGGATGTGCctcttttttaa